Proteins co-encoded in one Candidatus Neptunochlamydia sp. REUL1 genomic window:
- a CDS encoding SRPBCC family protein yields the protein MTLFFEHTVTIRVTEQQVWAKLADVEAWPTWDNSLSWCRFSSPFQSGATGTLKPSSGPETDFELINVLANQIFDVRSKLPLGNKMIVGHQLRPCSTGTQLTHSIRFEGWLSCLFTRVIGKGLKASLPSAMDKLKANLENQGKVSEPQHGVGRRRSPSRGSKEYE from the coding sequence ATGACTCTTTTTTTTGAACATACAGTTACTATCCGGGTGACAGAACAACAGGTCTGGGCTAAATTGGCAGATGTAGAAGCCTGGCCTACTTGGGATAACAGTCTTTCTTGGTGTCGGTTTTCTTCTCCGTTTCAAAGTGGTGCTACAGGAACTCTTAAGCCAAGTAGCGGTCCAGAAACGGATTTTGAGCTCATCAATGTTCTCGCAAATCAAATCTTCGATGTTCGTAGCAAGCTTCCGCTAGGTAATAAGATGATAGTGGGGCATCAACTAAGACCTTGCTCAACTGGTACACAATTGACCCACTCGATTAGGTTTGAAGGATGGCTTTCTTGCCTTTTCACTCGCGTTATTGGTAAAGGGTTAAAAGCTTCTCTTCCAAGCGCAATGGATAAGCTAAAAGCTAACTTGGAAAATCAAGGGAAAGTTTCTGAACCGCAGCACGGAGTTGGAAGAAGGCGCAGTCCTTCTCGCGGGAGTAAAGAGTATGAATGA
- a CDS encoding helix-turn-helix domain-containing protein, with protein sequence MLRGRKAAQIKGLDQYDFDKLAKTEGSPRERRRFLAFAHLQEGKTFTETAAFVRVKLRSLMRWIKRFRTEGFEGLKDKPGRGKKPLIPLEHQAAFRQAVLELQEKKVGGRIKGRDILELMKTKYGVDPSLKTVYNTLKRADLVWISGRSIHPKADLEAQETFKKTSQKK encoded by the coding sequence GTGTTGAGAGGAAGAAAGGCCGCTCAGATAAAAGGACTTGATCAGTACGATTTCGATAAGCTTGCTAAAACAGAGGGGAGTCCAAGAGAAAGGAGGCGGTTTCTGGCATTTGCCCATCTCCAAGAAGGGAAGACGTTTACAGAAACAGCAGCCTTTGTACGGGTGAAACTCAGGTCTTTGATGAGGTGGATCAAGAGATTTAGAACGGAAGGTTTCGAAGGGTTAAAAGATAAGCCGGGTAGAGGTAAGAAGCCATTGATACCTCTAGAACATCAAGCTGCATTCAGGCAAGCTGTTTTAGAGCTGCAAGAGAAGAAAGTAGGTGGACGTATCAAAGGGAGAGACATTTTGGAATTGATGAAAACAAAATATGGAGTCGACCCATCTTTGAAGACGGTATACAATACATTGAAAAGGGCTGACCTCGTCTGGATCTCGGGTCGATCAATTCACCCCAAGGCAGACTTAGAAGCCCAAGAGACTTTTAAAAAAACTTCTCAGAAAAAGTAG
- a CDS encoding IS630 family transposase, producing the protein MPAGVEIESVDIWFQDEARVGQRGTVTRTWANKGTRPRLARQQQFEYAYIFGAICPVRDEAVGLVMPAVNTEAMLVHLEHISMKIPEGRHAVIVLDRAAWHTTKRLKRFSNISLLPLPPVSPELNPTEQVWQTLRDEHLANRCYEDYDAITMACCDAWNAFVDTPTRVRRLCSRPWAIL; encoded by the coding sequence TTGCCAGCAGGAGTAGAAATAGAGTCTGTTGATATTTGGTTCCAAGATGAGGCTAGAGTGGGCCAAAGAGGCACTGTAACCCGTACATGGGCCAATAAAGGAACACGTCCTCGGCTCGCACGTCAGCAGCAATTTGAATACGCTTACATATTTGGAGCTATTTGCCCCGTCAGAGATGAAGCTGTAGGCCTTGTAATGCCAGCTGTAAATACAGAAGCAATGCTTGTGCATCTTGAGCACATTTCCATGAAGATTCCTGAAGGAAGGCATGCAGTTATTGTGCTGGATAGAGCTGCTTGGCATACAACAAAGCGACTTAAAAGGTTTAGCAACATAAGCCTTCTACCGCTTCCTCCGGTTTCGCCAGAGTTGAATCCAACAGAACAAGTATGGCAAACGCTTCGAGATGAACATCTAGCGAATCGCTGTTATGAAGATTATGATGCGATTACGATGGCCTGCTGCGATGCATGGAATGCATTTGTTGACACTCCAACCAGAGTGAGAAGGCTCTGTTCAAGACCGTGGGCTATTTTATGA
- a CDS encoding IS701 family transposase, protein MRVTTQTYGQFLVNGVDNFTGTYFSDIVEGLKHDSVWRHLNGSKLPSKAIWERVQKEIVYSKRGYLIFDDSVLDKSGSNKIELARWQYSGNTHSTVMGIGIVNCVYFNPDLDRYWVIDARIYQPDQDGKKKYEHLQEMMLKAIERGIVFHTVLMDTWYAMTKIMCWIDRLGYKFVCPIRSNRLVLDRWTDPEKPKYRGVKELPWEAQCTQGVIGKLKECSLELKLFRLSVHSNRTDYVVTNDLKKIGTSEDATKACAFRWKIEQYHREAKQTTGIGKCQARNSKAQRKHIITAILAWIVLEAQARAKNMTIYALKSEPIKRFQSLIWRQPYTAFST, encoded by the coding sequence ATGCGGGTAACGACTCAAACATATGGGCAATTTCTGGTGAATGGTGTTGATAACTTTACAGGCACTTACTTTTCAGACATTGTTGAAGGATTGAAGCATGATAGTGTTTGGAGACACTTAAACGGAAGCAAACTTCCAAGCAAAGCGATTTGGGAAAGGGTGCAGAAAGAGATTGTATACTCCAAAAGAGGGTATTTGATATTCGATGATTCAGTGCTTGATAAAAGTGGAAGCAACAAAATCGAGTTAGCAAGGTGGCAGTATTCAGGAAACACCCACAGTACCGTCATGGGAATCGGGATTGTTAATTGCGTTTATTTTAACCCCGATCTAGATCGCTATTGGGTCATCGATGCCCGTATTTATCAACCAGACCAAGATGGGAAAAAGAAATATGAACATCTGCAAGAAATGATGTTAAAGGCAATTGAACGGGGGATTGTTTTTCATACTGTTCTCATGGATACCTGGTATGCAATGACCAAAATCATGTGCTGGATTGATAGGCTTGGGTATAAATTTGTGTGTCCGATTCGGAGTAACCGTCTTGTTTTGGATCGGTGGACTGATCCTGAAAAACCGAAGTATCGAGGCGTAAAAGAACTCCCATGGGAAGCACAGTGTACTCAAGGGGTAATAGGGAAGCTTAAGGAATGTTCATTGGAACTAAAGTTGTTTCGGCTATCGGTTCATTCAAACCGTACCGACTATGTGGTCACTAATGACCTCAAGAAGATAGGTACATCTGAGGACGCTACAAAAGCATGCGCATTTAGATGGAAGATCGAACAATATCACCGAGAAGCCAAACAAACGACCGGCATTGGAAAATGCCAGGCTAGGAATTCTAAAGCCCAAAGAAAACATATCATTACCGCAATACTTGCATGGATAGTTCTCGAGGCTCAAGCTCGTGCAAAGAACATGACTATTTACGCTCTAAAAAGTGAACCTATCAAGAGATTTCAATCCCTAATATGGAGGCAGCCTTATACAGCTTTCAGTACTTAA
- a CDS encoding beta-ketoacyl synthase N-terminal-like domain-containing protein has translation MKGSDIVIAGSGVISSIGSGMQSFSESLFSSKKKYRSHKLISKNNAFEHQIAYVDDSLLIQDINPRQARKLDRFCLLTMQAFDQAYKASNLSPPLAHEYGILIGNSTGGWSFVEHQMDSICSGDFDSLSPYVATAWFPTAPQGEISIKYDVAGYSKTFSAGTLSSGYALEHAIYLIKNGYLPGAFVGGGESPISPLVYNAYIHNKAFSLNGKYVPYQTQATGGLLGEGASILFIESLANCSERKGTPLAKISHCAVGRDLEEAIRECLEESNKRASDIDAILLNGKGLPSVDQDELAVLGHIFSESPNLYLGVSKPLYGNTIGADFAFQCLVVLLMLEQQKVPAGLEEVDKCFSKICPGSLVLGKALRTRLRTILTYSIDLATGISVAAIFDKV, from the coding sequence ATGAAAGGTAGCGATATTGTTATAGCTGGATCTGGGGTAATTTCTTCTATTGGGAGTGGGATGCAGTCTTTTTCTGAAAGCCTATTTTCCTCTAAAAAAAAGTATAGAAGTCACAAATTAATTTCAAAAAATAACGCCTTTGAGCATCAAATTGCTTATGTTGATGACTCATTGCTAATCCAAGATATTAACCCAAGGCAAGCAAGGAAGTTAGATCGTTTTTGTTTATTGACAATGCAGGCATTTGATCAAGCTTATAAGGCATCAAATTTATCACCTCCCCTTGCACATGAGTACGGAATTTTAATAGGCAATTCAACTGGAGGATGGAGCTTTGTCGAACATCAAATGGACTCAATTTGTTCAGGAGACTTTGATAGCCTTAGCCCATATGTAGCAACCGCTTGGTTTCCAACAGCTCCTCAGGGTGAAATTTCAATTAAATATGATGTTGCAGGATATAGTAAAACGTTTTCGGCAGGTACTTTAAGCTCTGGGTATGCTTTAGAACATGCTATATATTTAATAAAGAACGGCTACTTACCTGGGGCATTTGTAGGAGGTGGTGAGTCTCCTATTTCTCCTCTTGTTTATAATGCCTATATTCATAACAAAGCATTTTCATTAAACGGTAAATACGTCCCATACCAGACGCAAGCTACTGGAGGTCTTCTTGGTGAAGGGGCAAGCATATTGTTTATAGAGAGTTTAGCAAACTGCTCAGAAAGAAAAGGAACCCCGCTTGCGAAAATATCGCATTGTGCAGTGGGAAGGGATCTTGAGGAAGCTATTAGGGAATGCTTGGAAGAAAGTAATAAGAGGGCATCCGATATAGACGCTATTCTTTTAAATGGTAAAGGGTTACCAAGCGTTGATCAAGATGAACTGGCTGTTTTGGGTCATATATTTTCAGAATCTCCTAACTTATATTTGGGAGTTTCAAAGCCACTATATGGCAATACTATCGGTGCAGATTTTGCTTTTCAATGTCTAGTTGTTTTACTAATGCTAGAACAACAAAAAGTGCCTGCTGGATTGGAGGAGGTTGATAAATGTTTTTCAAAAATATGCCCTGGTAGTCTTGTTTTAGGAAAAGCGTTAAGAACAAGGCTTCGGACGATTCTTACCTATTCAATAGATCTAGCAACAGGAATTAGCGTAGCAGCTATTTTTGACAAGGTATAA
- a CDS encoding beta-ketoacyl-[acyl-carrier-protein] synthase family protein gives MTRNRVVITGLGTVNPLGKSVDEFWKNCIKGSSGISKITHLFQIPEHMSQIAGRVDLEYDSENSSASSRNQMFADMAVNEALKQSRLFKNDEEKRECAVMISTAIAEISVMEEMFNNHGRGEGHVDFVPLDNSYSGRSFCFNNVAQQIAQNHGIRGKVVTISTGCTGGNDAIGYALHMIRSGKIQLAISGSVDAPITPLVVSAFSRIGATSLRNEDPQLASRPYDSERDGFVLAEGCGILILENLSHALKRGAPILAEVAGFASVNNCYHMIDIHHDGLAISKSCKLALEDAKISANEVDFVNAHGSSTPQNDVAESHALHRVFKERTCQIPVTSIKSQLGHPLSAANSIELLSAVLSMRDRKIPPTVNLCDQDPECKLNIVGNKSLDHEVNIVMKPSSGFSGIHSCVILKECSDYER, from the coding sequence ATGACTAGAAATAGAGTTGTTATTACCGGTTTGGGAACAGTTAATCCCTTGGGGAAAAGTGTGGATGAATTTTGGAAAAATTGCATTAAAGGGTCTTCTGGAATCTCAAAGATTACTCATCTATTTCAGATACCGGAACATATGAGCCAAATTGCAGGAAGAGTAGATCTAGAATATGATTCCGAAAATTCAAGCGCTAGCTCACGTAATCAGATGTTTGCAGATATGGCTGTAAATGAGGCTTTAAAGCAATCAAGACTTTTTAAAAACGATGAAGAGAAAAGAGAATGTGCGGTTATGATCTCAACTGCAATAGCAGAAATTAGTGTGATGGAAGAGATGTTTAATAATCATGGAAGGGGAGAAGGGCACGTAGACTTTGTGCCCCTTGATAACTCATATTCAGGAAGAAGCTTTTGCTTTAATAATGTAGCGCAGCAGATAGCACAGAATCACGGCATCAGAGGGAAAGTTGTTACAATATCTACTGGATGCACTGGAGGTAATGATGCAATAGGTTATGCATTACACATGATCAGAAGCGGGAAGATTCAGTTGGCAATTTCTGGCTCTGTAGATGCTCCTATAACCCCTCTTGTTGTGTCAGCATTTAGTAGAATAGGAGCTACTTCTTTACGTAATGAAGATCCTCAGTTGGCATCTCGACCATATGATTCTGAAAGAGATGGGTTTGTTCTTGCTGAGGGATGTGGAATTCTAATTTTAGAAAATTTGAGCCACGCTTTAAAAAGAGGGGCCCCAATTCTAGCTGAAGTTGCTGGTTTTGCTAGTGTTAATAATTGCTATCATATGATTGACATACATCATGATGGTTTAGCCATTTCTAAATCGTGCAAACTAGCCCTTGAAGACGCTAAAATTTCAGCTAATGAAGTTGACTTTGTTAATGCTCATGGCTCCTCAACGCCTCAAAATGACGTTGCTGAAAGCCATGCTTTGCACAGAGTTTTTAAGGAAAGGACATGTCAAATTCCAGTAACATCGATCAAATCGCAACTCGGGCATCCGCTATCTGCAGCGAATAGCATCGAGCTTCTAAGTGCTGTCCTCTCAATGCGTGACAGAAAGATTCCTCCTACGGTTAACCTATGTGACCAGGACCCCGAATGCAAGCTGAATATTGTTGGAAACAAGTCATTAGATCATGAAGTAAATATTGTAATGAAGCCTAGCAGTGGGTTTTCAGGTATTCATTCTTGTGTAATTTTAAAAGAGTGTAGCGACTATGAAAGGTAG
- a CDS encoding cyclase family protein: protein MSYVDLSIPLEPNLSEPESVEIDSVTHREGAEILTKNSAVSPDSFPDGLGLNLERIKITSHSGTHIDAPFHYGPYCNNKKSRSIDQIPLSWFHGVALVLDCSTHASSCSLTLEEAKQALSNQELEIEKEDIVLLFTGADALWGTPEYFTDFRGIDLSVCKWLVDLGVRVIGVDTFGFDLPFHKMLSAYEKTQNSGVLWPCHMFGRESEYCQIERLTNLASLPKRRKFEISCFPIKLKNCGAAPARVVATILDEKKNE from the coding sequence ATGAGTTATGTTGATCTTTCTATTCCTCTTGAGCCTAACTTGTCTGAGCCAGAGTCAGTTGAGATTGATTCTGTTACTCATCGAGAAGGAGCTGAAATTTTGACAAAAAACAGCGCTGTAAGCCCTGATTCTTTTCCAGATGGATTAGGGTTAAATCTTGAAAGAATTAAGATAACATCGCACTCTGGAACGCATATTGATGCCCCTTTTCACTATGGACCTTACTGTAATAATAAAAAATCCCGTTCAATTGACCAGATCCCATTGAGCTGGTTTCATGGAGTCGCATTAGTTCTGGACTGTAGCACTCATGCTTCTTCTTGCTCATTGACTTTGGAAGAAGCTAAGCAGGCTCTTTCTAATCAGGAGCTGGAGATAGAGAAAGAAGATATAGTATTACTATTTACTGGAGCAGATGCTCTTTGGGGAACACCTGAGTATTTTACAGATTTTAGGGGGATAGACCTTTCTGTTTGTAAGTGGCTGGTTGATCTTGGAGTGCGCGTAATAGGTGTAGACACTTTTGGCTTTGATCTTCCATTTCATAAAATGCTAAGCGCTTACGAAAAAACTCAAAATTCAGGTGTCTTATGGCCTTGCCATATGTTTGGTAGAGAAAGTGAATACTGCCAAATTGAAAGGCTTACAAATTTAGCTTCCTTACCTAAAAGAAGAAAGTTTGAAATTTCTTGTTTTCCAATAAAATTAAAGAACTGCGGGGCTGCGCCTGCACGTGTTGTAGCAACAATACTGGATGAGAAAAAAAATGAATAA
- a CDS encoding NAD(P)/FAD-dependent oxidoreductase, producing the protein MRKLDTIVLGSGISGCYSAILLKHLGKKVAVLSPKLKTKYHLPESWIFNPSKQLEELGILKDLLPSISKESQCTFLSADGKKSVMVSTEQVSNCLEAGDIVRVDRNGFDQAFFKKAQSVGVELVEFEELSNCVICESHIEVQYKEKGSFKSIRGCNLIDGSGKSAYLTNCLSLPVIETVLDSRYACFSHFEGDNLDIKTLHIIALADGYLFCIPISTNRLSIGCVVAKSCFDSTPNFELMLSSAVEEAPFVKNLITNSKRVLPVIPIKNSQAVCEKLAGDMYRIVGDAAVFMDPFFCPGIDFAVTSAEQAVLSLQENNPDKYKMFIKEWLSRNQESIYSQLESSDWNQIVRMFADPHLPYLVPIMLTQAFGQIKKKNLNFKEGITLSRAAYEYELC; encoded by the coding sequence ATGCGAAAATTAGATACAATTGTATTAGGCTCTGGTATTAGTGGGTGTTATTCAGCTATATTGCTTAAACATTTAGGAAAGAAAGTAGCAGTACTTTCTCCTAAGCTAAAAACGAAGTATCATTTGCCCGAATCTTGGATATTTAATCCATCTAAGCAATTAGAGGAACTAGGTATTTTAAAAGACTTATTGCCATCTATTTCAAAAGAATCTCAGTGTACCTTTTTATCTGCTGATGGGAAAAAATCTGTCATGGTAAGCACAGAGCAAGTATCGAACTGTTTAGAGGCGGGGGATATTGTTCGTGTTGATAGAAATGGATTTGATCAAGCTTTTTTTAAAAAAGCCCAATCTGTTGGAGTTGAGTTAGTTGAATTCGAGGAGTTAAGTAATTGTGTTATTTGCGAGTCTCACATAGAGGTGCAGTATAAAGAAAAAGGATCCTTTAAATCTATTCGAGGATGTAACCTAATTGATGGTTCCGGGAAATCTGCTTATTTAACCAACTGCTTATCTTTGCCTGTAATAGAAACTGTATTAGATTCTCGCTATGCGTGCTTTAGCCATTTTGAGGGAGACAACTTGGACATAAAGACACTGCATATAATTGCTTTGGCTGATGGATATCTATTTTGCATACCAATTAGCACAAATCGCTTAAGTATTGGCTGTGTGGTGGCTAAATCGTGTTTTGATTCTACCCCTAACTTTGAGTTGATGTTATCTTCTGCGGTAGAAGAGGCTCCGTTTGTTAAAAATTTAATAACTAATTCTAAGCGCGTTTTACCAGTAATACCAATTAAGAATAGTCAGGCTGTCTGTGAAAAACTAGCTGGAGACATGTACCGCATTGTTGGAGATGCTGCGGTTTTTATGGATCCGTTTTTTTGTCCAGGAATTGATTTTGCGGTGACTTCAGCCGAACAAGCGGTTCTGTCTCTACAAGAAAATAACCCTGATAAATATAAGATGTTTATCAAAGAGTGGTTAAGTAGAAATCAGGAGAGCATATACTCTCAACTTGAGTCTTCTGATTGGAATCAGATTGTAAGGATGTTTGCAGATCCTCATTTACCTTATCTTGTTCCTATTATGCTGACCCAGGCTTTTGGTCAAATAAAGAAAAAAAACTTGAACTTTAAAGAGGGGATTACCTTATCCAGAGCTGCTTATGAATATGAGTTATGTTGA
- a CDS encoding SRPBCC family protein, whose translation MKVAKEIIVEASPKDVYLAYSNLEAWKDVMQDVVAIKSYYDDSFHQEFDMTVSREGGEETVHSIRFCFPYHSVEIFQTRPPPKFKSMSGIWTFKPCSEGTLLTGERHFEIKERCEFNLEDLEMFLEKNLSSFKNWIEANAMCQC comes from the coding sequence ATGAAAGTTGCTAAAGAAATCATTGTAGAAGCTTCACCTAAAGATGTTTATTTAGCTTACTCCAATCTAGAGGCTTGGAAAGATGTAATGCAGGACGTTGTTGCAATAAAATCGTATTACGATGATTCTTTTCATCAAGAATTTGATATGACGGTATCCCGAGAAGGAGGAGAAGAAACGGTTCACTCGATCCGCTTTTGTTTTCCTTATCACTCAGTAGAAATTTTTCAAACACGTCCTCCGCCGAAGTTTAAGTCTATGTCAGGCATTTGGACGTTCAAGCCTTGCTCTGAGGGAACCTTGCTTACCGGAGAGCGTCATTTTGAGATCAAAGAAAGGTGTGAGTTTAATCTTGAAGACCTTGAGATGTTTTTGGAAAAGAATTTATCTTCATTTAAAAACTGGATTGAAGCTAATGCAATGTGTCAGTGCTAA
- a CDS encoding coproporphyrinogen-III oxidase family protein, with protein MWENPYGHSFVEDYLDMNTPCGDYVIYLSIPFCRVRCKGCPYFVELLTKKDTKDKEEVYLDALIKSMEKWSHYPRWKESALKAVYIGGGTGSILKTRNLKRLIDSLCRFFPVTEATEITLEGNAHDYDEEKIQYVCDSPVNRISLGVQSFNPEVLKVVGSPHAAEESERVINSFQSKGLKNIQIDMMYNMPKHTLEIWREDLKKLKELDIVHLTVYLYRIHNETPQARFIKEGKVPDVADCESPMVKKMASEFRDLVEKELGFEMYMHNHFCKPGFRNVYNDYNLEHAADTLGIGAGAYSLIDNYRIGTSKNVKEFVESVNAGHHMVSTISQKMNLQNHKERYIMFTFQYFIVNFVRYKERFGTDAMEDFGEIFRKLERKKLVEIKEDRVEMTRLGQEWFLNVVLEFVNPGFWGDRTSLEEPNWSMNISLVNLLAGNRDRWLGSAPEMETVKT; from the coding sequence ATGTGGGAAAATCCTTATGGACATTCGTTTGTAGAGGATTATTTGGATATGAACACCCCATGTGGGGACTATGTTATATATTTATCTATTCCTTTTTGCAGGGTTCGTTGTAAAGGGTGCCCTTATTTTGTTGAGCTTCTTACTAAGAAAGACACTAAAGATAAAGAAGAAGTATATCTTGATGCTCTTATTAAGAGTATGGAAAAATGGAGTCATTATCCTCGATGGAAAGAAAGCGCTCTTAAGGCAGTTTATATAGGAGGAGGAACAGGAAGCATTCTAAAAACCCGTAACCTAAAGCGCTTAATTGACTCTCTTTGCCGGTTTTTTCCTGTTACAGAAGCGACTGAAATAACATTGGAAGGAAATGCCCATGATTATGATGAAGAAAAGATTCAATACGTCTGCGACTCTCCTGTTAATAGGATTAGCTTAGGGGTTCAATCATTTAATCCAGAGGTTTTAAAAGTAGTTGGGTCTCCGCACGCCGCAGAAGAAAGTGAGAGAGTCATTAACTCTTTCCAGTCTAAAGGATTAAAGAACATTCAGATTGATATGATGTATAATATGCCTAAGCATACCTTGGAGATCTGGAGAGAAGACCTAAAAAAATTAAAAGAACTGGATATTGTTCATCTGACTGTTTACTTATATAGAATTCACAATGAAACACCACAGGCAAGGTTTATAAAAGAAGGAAAAGTCCCTGACGTAGCAGATTGCGAATCTCCGATGGTGAAAAAAATGGCAAGTGAGTTCCGTGATCTTGTTGAGAAAGAGCTAGGGTTTGAAATGTACATGCATAATCATTTTTGTAAACCTGGATTCAGAAATGTTTATAACGACTACAACCTTGAACATGCTGCCGACACTCTGGGAATTGGTGCAGGAGCTTATAGCTTAATTGATAACTACAGAATTGGAACTTCTAAAAACGTCAAAGAGTTTGTTGAATCTGTAAATGCGGGACATCATATGGTCTCAACAATATCTCAAAAGATGAATCTTCAAAATCATAAAGAACGTTATATAATGTTTACTTTTCAGTACTTTATAGTGAATTTCGTTCGATATAAAGAAAGATTTGGGACGGATGCCATGGAAGATTTTGGTGAAATCTTCCGCAAATTAGAAAGAAAAAAATTAGTAGAAATAAAAGAAGATCGTGTAGAAATGACCAGGCTTGGGCAAGAGTGGTTTTTAAATGTAGTCTTAGAATTTGTTAATCCAGGCTTTTGGGGAGATAGGACTTCATTGGAGGAGCCTAATTGGTCAATGAATATTTCTCTCGTAAACTTATTAGCAGGTAATCGTGATCGATGGTTAGGATCTGCGCCTGAAATGGAAACAGTGAAAACCTAG
- a CDS encoding SRPBCC domain-containing protein, whose product MDIEVSHTEFTKASPQDVWFFWSNPDTWSQWDTGIEWCKLNEGSTFSAEGKATLLPKGAPYPIEITITDCVPNEYFIDQGQTPLGTIILSHQIVVIDSGVNVTHKMKFIPKDQKSKKAFESGLLKKMQKELPEAVRLLVKLVEQNEKIESS is encoded by the coding sequence TTGGATATAGAAGTTTCACATACAGAGTTCACTAAAGCAAGTCCTCAAGATGTTTGGTTTTTTTGGAGTAATCCAGATACTTGGTCGCAGTGGGATACTGGTATTGAATGGTGTAAGTTAAATGAAGGTTCAACGTTTTCTGCGGAAGGAAAAGCAACACTGCTTCCCAAAGGGGCTCCCTATCCAATAGAAATAACCATTACTGATTGCGTACCCAATGAATACTTTATCGATCAAGGTCAAACACCTTTAGGAACGATTATTTTGTCACACCAAATAGTAGTTATAGACTCAGGGGTAAATGTGACTCATAAGATGAAATTTATTCCAAAAGACCAGAAATCTAAAAAGGCTTTTGAATCGGGACTTTTAAAAAAAATGCAAAAGGAGCTTCCAGAAGCTGTAAGGTTATTAGTAAAATTGGTTGAACAAAATGAAAAAATTGAAAGTTCCTAG
- a CDS encoding EVE domain-containing protein has translation MSLLVGPTTRCFVGVVSLEHATRGYNGGFTQACHGKQSPLSRMNKGDVFVQYSPKDALGGSKACQHFTYIGSVATGKVYQVEMGPGFKPFRIDIDYLSADQAKQASIRPLIERLSFIKNKTKWGMAFRFGFLEIPLSDFKIIYMAMTGKSIDTPRKALLAPADSKQKSSESTTGSVGENSSEPFRKKPRLQHKGGYGL, from the coding sequence ATGTCGCTATTAGTTGGGCCAACAACAAGATGTTTTGTGGGAGTTGTCTCTTTAGAGCATGCAACCAGAGGGTATAACGGAGGGTTTACACAGGCTTGTCATGGGAAACAATCCCCCTTAAGCAGAATGAATAAAGGAGACGTATTTGTTCAATATTCTCCTAAGGATGCTTTAGGAGGGAGCAAGGCTTGTCAACATTTTACTTATATAGGATCTGTTGCTACAGGAAAAGTTTATCAAGTAGAAATGGGTCCAGGATTTAAGCCATTTCGAATAGATATTGATTATCTGTCCGCAGATCAAGCAAAGCAGGCCTCAATTAGGCCGTTAATTGAACGTTTGTCTTTTATAAAAAACAAAACTAAATGGGGGATGGCATTTCGATTTGGATTCTTAGAAATTCCACTTAGTGATTTTAAAATTATTTATATGGCAATGACTGGGAAAAGCATAGACACTCCTCGAAAGGCTCTTTTAGCGCCTGCAGATTCAAAGCAAAAATCATCTGAGTCTACAACAGGTAGTGTAGGGGAAAATTCTAGCGAGCCTTTTAGAAAAAAGCCAAGGCTTCAACATAAAGGTGGGTATGGTTTATGA